Below is a genomic region from Dehalococcoides mccartyi.
GTGAGAAACAAATTTCAGGTTTTCTCCCCTTTGATATTTAACTCTTAGACGCTGCACGTTTTTCCTTTGTTATCAGGACTTCGTCAATCTTCATACCCTTCATACGGGTAATGACCACCTTGAGGTTCTGGAATTTAATCTGCTGACCTTGCTTGGGTATGTATCCCAAACGGTCAAGTATCAATCCGGCAATAGTTTCATAATCACCTTCAGGCAAGTCCAATTCCATTTCAACATTAGCTTCTTCTATGCGCATACTGCCGTCTACCTGGAAGGTATACTCGTTAATAGACTCATAATCTTTTTCAGCTTCAGCCAGTTCATCACCCACCGGCCCTACAATCTCTTCCATCAGGCGTGACAAACTCACAATACCGGCAGTGCCGCCGTATTCGTCTATAACCACGCACATACGAAAATTCTTTTCCCGCATTTCATTGAAAAGCTTGCCGATAGGCTTGGTTTCAGGAGCAAAGTAAGCCGGACGCATAAGGTCGTCCACCAAATCCTGTGGAGTATGAGTACCTTTAGCAAGTGCCATCAGCACATCTTTAATGGATAAAATACCCAGCACATTATCCATGTTTTCTTCGTACACAGGGAAACGTGACATAGGAGACTCGGAATACAAGTCCATAAAGTTTTTCAGGGTTGAGCCCTTTTCCACGCTCTCCACTTCCGGCCTGGGCACTATTACTTCACGCACCGGCCGGTCGGAAAACTCAAACACCTTATGCAAAAGCTCAGCTTTGTCTTCTTCTACCGTACCTTCTTTATGGCCTACGGTTATCATGGCACGGATATCATCTTCGGCAACCAGCGAACTCTTAAGCGAAGGCCCGCCGAAGAGTTTGGTGAAACCGGAGGATATCCAGCCAAGCAAAGCCACTACGGGTGCAAATACTTTTGAAATTATTTCTACAATAGGAGCTACCGAAAGGGCTATCTTTTCAGAATGCTGGGTGGCCAGAGTTTTGGGAGTGGTTTCGCCAAAAACCAGCAGTACAATAGTAACACCCGCAGTGGCAATAAGCACACCGGTTTCATTGCCCCAGACTGACACCGCCAGAACGGTACCCAAGGCGGAAGCAGCCGTATTTACGAAGTTGTTTCCCAGAAGCACCGTTGAAAGGAATTTTTCCGGCCTTTCCATCAGTTTGGAGACCTTGTCTGCTCCCTTTACTTTGCTTTGTACCAGATTTTGCAGACGGAAACGCTGTAGCGAAATAAAGGCAGTTTCAGAGCTGGCAAAGAAAGCTGAAAAGACAACACACAGAAAGAAGAGTATAAGGTACCAAGTATCGGTACTCATTTTGAAGAAAACCTCACTAACCTAGGCAACAGAGCCTGGATATTTATAATAACATTGACCTATATGGGTGTCAAAGGGTTTAGCCCCCTTGACATTGTCTATGCTATAATCCTGAATATATGAAAATACTTGGTATAGAAAGCTCCTGTGATGAAACCGCGGCTTCGGTAGTAGAAGACGGCGTAAATATTTTATCAAACCGCGTATCCTCACAGATAGATATCCACTCCCGTTACGGCGGGGTAGTTCCCGAAGTAGCTTCCCGCCAGCACCTGCTTTCCATATTACCGGTAATAAGTGACGCACTTAAGGAAGCCGGTATCGGCTTTGATGAAATTTCGGCTATAGCCGTAACCAACGGGCCGGGGCTGGCAGGCTCTTTGATTGTGGGGGTCAATGCCGCCAAATCTATAGCCGCCGCCCGCCGCATACCTCTGATTGCGGTAAACCACCTGCACGGTCATATTTACGCAAACTGGCTTTCTGGCAAAGTGCCGGAATTCCCCTGCCTGTGCCTGACTGTATCAGGCGGGCATACTGATTTGGTGCTGATGAGAGG
It encodes:
- a CDS encoding HlyC/CorC family transporter, which translates into the protein MSTDTWYLILFFLCVVFSAFFASSETAFISLQRFRLQNLVQSKVKGADKVSKLMERPEKFLSTVLLGNNFVNTAASALGTVLAVSVWGNETGVLIATAGVTIVLLVFGETTPKTLATQHSEKIALSVAPIVEIISKVFAPVVALLGWISSGFTKLFGGPSLKSSLVAEDDIRAMITVGHKEGTVEEDKAELLHKVFEFSDRPVREVIVPRPEVESVEKGSTLKNFMDLYSESPMSRFPVYEENMDNVLGILSIKDVLMALAKGTHTPQDLVDDLMRPAYFAPETKPIGKLFNEMREKNFRMCVVIDEYGGTAGIVSLSRLMEEIVGPVGDELAEAEKDYESINEYTFQVDGSMRIEEANVEMELDLPEGDYETIAGLILDRLGYIPKQGQQIKFQNLKVVITRMKGMKIDEVLITKEKRAASKS